ATACCTCCTGGTGACTGTTGATATCCAGCCACAAGATAACGTCGTCTCTGCGTCCCGCCAGCTTCTGGTAGTGTTGCCTGTCCTTGATGCAGGTGGGACATATACCGTCGTACAACACCACTATCGGGTACTGTGATAAATCTGACATATCTCCCTCCTGTTGCTTTAAATCGCCGGGGCGCTCATTTACCGTTAGCCCTGGCTGATCACTATATCTGTTGTGGGAATGCAGCTGCAGGCCAGTATATATCCCTGCTTTTTTTCATTGTCGGTGAGGCCGTCGCTGGCCAGCTGCTCCACTTCCCCGCTTTCCAGTTTTACCTTGCAGCTGCCGCACATGCCGCCGCGGCAGGAATAAGGTAAAATCAAACCGGCGGCCTCTCCCTGATCCAGCAGAGGTTCGCTGTTATTGCCGGTTACCTGTTTGTCCCAGGAATCAAACAGTATGCTGACTTTCTTTGGGGTTTTGGGCTTGTTTGCCTGTTCCGGGCTTGTCTGTCCTGATTGCTCCTGTACGGGTTTTTTAGGCGCGCCAAAGCTTTCAAAATGGTAGGCGCTTTCCGGCAAACCTAACGACAACAGCAGCTGTTTGGCATTGTCCCTGAAAGCCGCCGGACCGCAAACAAAGACCTGCCGTTGGGCAAGATCCGGGATTTTCGCCAGCATCCGGCTGTTCAGGTGCCCCTGGTAATCTGTCCACTGGGGGGAGGCGGAACGGGTCAGGGTATAACTGACCCGGCAGTTGCCGTGGTGCAGGGCCAGGGCGGCCACCTCTTCCCTGGCGATCAGGTCCTGTTCGCTGCGGGCGCTGTGGAAAAAGACCACGTCGTTATCCAGTGCCTGATCTGTCATGGCTTTGAGCATAGACAACATAGGGGTAATACCGCTGCCGGCGGAGAGCAATAGTACCTTGGAAATATCGGCGCTGTTGATATGAAACTTACCCGCCGGCGTCCGGGCATTTAAGGTATCGCCCACCCGGAACTCATCATGCAGGTAATTGGAAACTAGGCCGCCGGGAACGCGTTTTACCGTGATCATCAGACTGCCGCTTCTGGTTGGTGAAGACGACAGGGTGTAGGTGGCATTGACCTTTTTTCCGGCCAGGTTCAGGGTGAGCGGCAGGTGCTGGCCCGCCTGGTAACGGATGTCACTGGCCTTTCCCTGCTCCGGGGTCAGGATAAAGCTTTTGACATCATGGGTTTCCCGGATAATTTTCCGGCATACCAGGGGGAAATCCTGCCGTTTGTCTGCCTGGCTTGGCTCAGCCGGAACTGTGGCCGGTTCGCTTTTTACCTTGCCTGCGATGAACACAGGGGCGTCGTGGCGCTCCAGTACCCTGATTTCATCATTCACAGATACCTGTCCCTGGTTTAGCGGCACCAGGTTATAACCAAAGGCGACATCACCGTTTTCCAGCCGGCGGTAGCCCTTCAGGGTATTTAAAGGCTCCATTTGTGGGTGTTTAATGCCGGTTTTCGGATCTACCGTGGTGAAAATGCAGCGGGTACAAGGCTTGGGCAAATCAAATTCCACCTCGCCGATGCGGATGCGCGACCAGGTATCTTCGGCAAAGGCCTCGCAGTTGTCTATGATCAGGTTGGGGCGGAAATTCGCCATGGTAAAAGGCTCCGGCGTGCGCCGGTTAAGGTCTTGCAGGGAAGCCCGGGAAATCATCATCAGGGGATAACCGTCGGCAAAGGCCACTTGCTCTGTCCTGCGCTTAACCGCCCGTCTGGAATCTTCACCGAAATAATATAGCCGGCAGCTTTTTCCCAGATATTGGCTGAACCAGAGATCATATGCGTTATGGCAATGTAAGGCGGAAATATTGTTTTTCCAGACGGTGACCTGGCGGTAGTCTTGGGAAAAGTCCTGGTAGCGGATCGTCAGCGGCGGCATGCCGGGGGCGGTTAAGATAAAGCCGGAGGCGGTGATATTGGCCCGGATCAGGCAAATTTTGGCATCTGTGCGGCCGGTAAGGAACTGGCCGTTTTCCCGGCTCAGGACAAAGCGCCGGTCAAAGGAAAGGCCGAGCTCATCGATCCAGCTCGTGGACAGGCTGATACCAGCACTGGATTTTATTGGATAGACCCGAATCGCCTGTAGGCTTGCTGCTGACACTTGTTGATCCTTTTATTGTCTGATATCTCTTGATCTTGATGAAGTTAGCGCCAGATTGCAACAAAAAACCTCAGGTAAGGGCAAGGGGAAAATGGTGTTTTTGTATAAGAAATTGTCCGAGTAAGGTATATTGGCAGGCCTGAGATTTGATTATCTGACAACGTAAAAGAAAAATCTTTATTTATCATACTGGTAGTACTATGCATCTTCATATTTTAGGTATTTGCGGCACTTTTATGGGTGGCATCGCCGCCATCGCCAAGCAGTTGGGTTTCAGGGTGTCCGGTTGTGACGCCAATGTTTACCCCCCCATGAGTACCCAGCTTGAGCAACTGGGCATCGAATTAAAGCAGGGGTATTTGCCCGGGCATTTGCAGGATGAGCCGGATCTGGTCATAGTCGGCAATGCCATGAGCCGGGGCAACCCTATGGTGGAATATATCCTGGACCGCAATATCCCCTACACCTCGGGCCCCCAGTGGCTGCTGGATAATGTTTTAAAAGAGCGCTGGGTACTGGCGGTTTCCGGCACCCACGGCAAGACGACTACCAGCAGCATGCTGACCTGGATCTTGGAGTATGCCCATATGTCGCCGGGTTACCTGATCGGCGGCGTACCGCAGAATTTTTCCAGCTCGGCGCGCCTGGGGGAGTCGCCGTTTTTTGTGATTGAAGCGGATGAATACGATACCGCATTTTTCGACAAGCGCTCTAAGTTTGTCCACTACCGGCCGCGCACCTTAGTGATCAATAATATGGAATTTGATCATGCCGATATCTTTACTGATCTTGCCGATATCCAGCGCCAGTTCCATCACCTGATCCGTATGGTGCCCGCCAACGGCCTGATCCTGTCGCCGCAGTCGGAGCAGGCGGTTGCCGATACCCTGGCGATGGGCTGCTGGACACCGACGGAATTTAGCGTTAAAGACAGCGACAACAGGCAGGGCTGGCATGCGGAAAAACTGGCGGCGGACGGCAGCGAGTTTATCGTCCGCTTTTATGACGACCAGGGGCAGGGGGAAATACAGGGCACGGTCAAATGGGATCTTATCGGCGACTTTAATATCGACAATGCCCTGATGGCGATTGCCGCCGCCCGCCATGCCGGCGTGCCCGCCAAGGTTGCCATAGAGGCGCTGGGAGAATTTATCAATACCAAACGACGCCTGGAGCTCAGGGGCACGGTCAAGGATATCCGGGTGTATGACGACTTTGCCCACCATCCCACCGCCATTGCCAAAACCCTGGATGGCCTGCGTGCCCATGTCGGCAACCGGCGCATCCTGGCGGTATTAGAGCCGAGATCCAATACTATGAAACGCGGCGTGCATAAAGACTTGCTGGCTTCTTCTTTGATCAAGGCGGATGAAATTTTTATCCTGCAGTCAGAGCAGGTGATGTGGTCGGCCAATGAACTGGCCTTTAGTGAGCAGCAAAGCTGCCGGGTGGCGACGGAAGTGGACCGCCTGGTGGAGCTGGTGGCCAGGCAGGCCCGACCGGGGGATGTAGTGCTGGTGATGAGTAACGGCGGTTTCGGCGGTTTTCACGACAAATTGCTGCAGGCGCTGGCATGATCTCTTATCCTTTAGTTATTAACCAGCGGGGCCTTTTCTAGTGTCTTCATTTGCAAAAAAAATTACCCTGGCGATCACGGGGGCATCCGGCTCGGCTTATGCCCTGCGCCTGATTGAATGCCTGGTGGCGGCCAACTATCAGATTTACCTTTTGTGCTCCAGTGCCGCCCGGGTGGTCCTGGATACCGAAGTGGGGGTAAAACTGCCGGCGGCGCCCGAAGCGGCTTCCCGGTTTTTAACGGAGAAGTTTTCCGCCAAAGACGGGCAAATCACGGTTTTTGGCAAAGAGCAGTGGTTTTCCCCGGTGGCGTCCGGTTCGGCGGCGCCAAAAACCATGGTGGTGTGTCCCTGTTCAACCGGCACCCTGGCGGCCATCAGTACCGGCATGAGCGATAATTTGATCGAGCGGGCGGCGGATGTGGTGATCAAGGAAAGGGGGCAGCTGATTTTAGTGCTCAGGGAAACGCCGTTTTCCACCATACATCTGCAGAATATGCTGTCCTTATCCCAGCAAGGGGTGACTATTATGCCGGCGGCGCCGGGGTTTTATCATAACCCCGAATCCATCAATGACTTAATTGATTTTATGGTGGGGCGGATTCTGGATCACCTGAATATCGAGCAAAGCATTATGCCGCGCTGGGGTTACCAAAAAAGCTAGGTATCGGGCGCCACACGCAAGTGACGCGTTTCTTCCCGCCTTTATCAGGCTGCCAAGATTTGTATACAATTTTGGCGGCCTGCCGGAACACTTTTAGTAGGTTATTGAATCAATTTTATTTATAGTAGCTAAAAACAATAATTAGCCCCGCTATTTCAGCGCTATAAAACGATAACAAGTGATTTAATTATGCCGACAATAACCTCCAAACTGTCCATGCTGACCCTTTCGGTGGCCATGGCCTTTTCTGCTGCACCGGCGCTTGCCGGTGAAACCTTAGATAAGAAACAGGATAAAAAACAAGACGAAGCCAGCTGGTCCGTCAATGAGCCGCAGGGGATCTTCACCACCGCCGCCATAGACGTTACCCAGGGCACCTGGATGAACATAGATCTCAGCCCGGACGGCAAAACCTTAGTGTTTGATCTGCTTGGCGACATCTATACCATGCCGGTCACCGGCGGTGAAGCCACGCCGCTGATGACAGACATTGCCTGGCAGATGCAGCCGAGATTCAGCCCCGACGGCCGGTATATCGCTTTTACCTCGGATGAAGACGGCGGCGATAACCTGTGGCTCATGAACCGTGACGGCAGCAATGCCAAAGCCGTGTCAAAGGAAAGCTTCCGGCTGTTAAACAGCCCCGCCTGGTCTCCGGACGGCAACTTTTTAGTGGGCCGTAAGCATTACACCAGCGGCCGCTCCCTGGGGGCGGGTGAAGTCTGGATGTACCATAAAACCGGCGGCGAAGGGGTGATGCTGACCAAGCGTCCCAATGACCAGAAAGATCTCGGTGAGCCGGCCTTTTCCCATGACGGCAAATATATCTATTTCTCCCAGGACGCCACCCCGGGCAAAACTTTCCACTACAGCAAGGACTCGGAAAAAGGCATCTATAAAATCAAACGCCTGGAGCTGGAAACCGGCGAGATCAAAGTGATCCTCTCGGGTAAAGGCGGCGCTATCCGCCCGACGCCGTCTCCCGACGGCCGCTACCTGGCGTATGTCAGCCGCGACGACTTCCAGTCCAACCTGTATCTCTATGACCTGAAAAACGGTGAAGAAACCCTGGTGTATGAAGGGCTGGAGCGGGATATGCAGGAAACCTGGGCCATTCACGGCGTCTATCCGACCATGGCCTGGACCCCGGACAACAAAGGCATTATTTTCTGGGCCGGCGGCAAGATCAACCGCCTGGATCTGGCCAGCAAAAAAGCCGAGGTCATCAACTTCCATGTCAAGACCGAGAAAAAAATCCAGACGGCGCTGCGTTTCCAGCAGGACGTTAACCCGGATTACTTCGACGTTAAAATGCTGCGGGACGTGCAGGTTTCCCCCGACGGCCGTAGTGTGATTTTTGAAGCCATGGGGCATATCTACCGCCGCAGCCTGCCGGACGGCAAACCTAAACGCCTGACCAAACAAAAAGATCATTTTGAATTTAATCCCAGTTTTTCCCGCGACGGTAAAAAAGTGGTTTATGTCAGCTGGGACGATGAAAAGCAGGGGCAGGTGCGTGTAGTTTCCGCCCGCGGCGGCAAAGGCAAGGCGATACTGGATGAGCCGGGTAACTATGTCGAACCCAGCTTTTCTCCCGACGGTAAAAGGGTGGTCTTTAGAAAAGTTTCCGGTGGTTATATCACTCCGAAAAAATGGGGCTTGAACCCTGGAATCTACTCGGTGTCCAGCAAAGGCGGCGAGATGAAGCTGGTGACGGAAGACGGCGTACGGCCGCACTTTGGCGACCGTAATGACCGTGTCTACGTGTTGCGCCATAATGAAATTCCACAACTGGCAAGAGTTGATCTCGACGGCCAGCACGATCAAACCCTTTATCAGGGCAAGTTTGCTACCGAATACAAGGTGTCCCCCGACGGCAAATACCTGGCGTTCGCCGAGCGCTTTAAAGTGTTCGTCACTCCGCTGGTGGAGCGCGGCGAAGTGATAGATATAGGTCCCGGAGCGAAAAACCTGCCGGTTAAGCAGTTGTCGGTACGTGCCGGTGAAGGCATCAACTGGCATAAGGGCTCGGAGGAAATCTACTGGAGCTTAGGGGCGGACCTGTACCAGGCGGAGCTTGACGGTTTGTTCTCTGTGACCACCGAAGAAGAGAAAAGCGCCGGCAAAGATAAGGATGATAAAGCGAAAGACGCCGCGGTAACGCCGAAAAATACCTACCTGGGCTTTAAGCAAAAAACCGATAAACCTTCCGGCCAGGTTGCCTTTGTCGGCGGCAAGGTGATCACTATGGAAGGAGAGCAGGTGATCGAAAACGGGGTGGTGCTGGTTGAAGGCAATAAGATCACTGCCGTGGGCTCGCAGGGCGAGATTTCCGTGCCGCGAGGCGCCAAAGTGATCGACATCAGCGGTAAAACCCTGATGCCGGGACTTATCGATGCCCATGCCCACGGGCCGCAAGGCAATAATGAGCTGATCCCGGAGCAAAACTGGTCTAACTATGCAGAACTGGCCTTAGGGGTGACCACTATCCACAATCCGTCTTACGATACCAGCGAGTTTTTTGCCGCCAGCGAAATGCAGAAAAGCGGCCAGATAGTAGCGCCGCGCCTGTATTCAACCGGTACCATTTTATACGGCGCCACCGCGGCCGGCTATACCGCCCATGTGGATAAGCTGGACGATGCCAAGTTCCATGTCGAGCGCCTGAAAAAAGCCGGCGCCTTCAGCGTCAAAAGTTATAACCAGCCGCGCCGGGACCAGAGGCAGCAGTTTATCCAGGCGGCCCGCGAGCTGGAAATGATGGTGGTGCCGGAAGGCGGCTCGCTGTTGCAGCACAACTTAACTATGGTGGTGGACGGCCATACCACGCTGGAACACTCTATTCCTACCGCCAACATCTATGACGATGTCAGGCAGCTTTGGTCCCATTCGGAAATGGCTTATACCCCGACCTTAGGGGTGGCTTATGGCGGTATCTGGGGTGAGCACTACTGGTATGATACTACGGACGTCTGGCGTCATCCGCGCCTGAGTAAGTATGTGCCGAGTGAGATACTCGATGCCCGCTCTATGCGCCGTACCAAGGCGCCGCACCATCACTACAACCATATCAATGTTGCCAGCGTGGCCAAGGAGCTGCAGGAGCTCGGTATTCAGGTGAATTCAGGCGGCCACGGCCAGCGGGAAGGTTTGGCGATGCACTGGGAAATGTGGATGATGGCGCAGGGAGGCATGACGCCGCTGCAGGCGATCCGTACCGCGACCATCGCACCTGCGATCTCCCTGGGACTGGACAGCCAGCTGGGCTCGCTTAAAGCGGGTAAACTTGCCGATATGATAGTGGTGGACGGCGATGTCGCCAAGGATATCCGTCTCAGCGACAAGATCAGCTATACCATGATCAACGGGCGTTTATACGATGCCGATACCATGAACGAGATCGGCAACTACGACAACGAAAGGGCGAAATTCTATTTCGAATAACAGACCTTTGAGTTGTTAAGTTCAGGCCCCGGCATAGTGCGGGGCCTTTTATTTTCAGGAGTATTGAACAAGTGGACCAGGTGATTATTGAAACCTCCAGGTTAATCTTAAGGCCTTTTTACCGGGAAGATGCTGGTAAGGTACAGGCATTGGCGGGGGACAAGCGGGTCTCGGAAACCACTTTGCATATTCCCCATCCATACCTCGACGGCATGGCTGAGCAGTGGATAGCAGGCCATCCGGCTTGCTGGCAGCAAAAAACGGCGGTGATTTATGCCATTACCGGCAAGACCGGCGGCTCCCTGATGGGGACCGTTTCTCTGGTGGATATTCAGGGAGATCAAGCCGAGCTGGGCTATTGGCTGGGCATAGATTATTGGGGCCAAGGTTATTGTACGGAAGCGGCAAAAGCCCTGGCGGATTTTGCTTTTTCTGAGCTGGGCATAAATAGCCTGATCGCC
This genomic window from Thalassomonas viridans contains:
- a CDS encoding hybrid-cluster NAD(P)-dependent oxidoreductase; its protein translation is MSAASLQAIRVYPIKSSAGISLSTSWIDELGLSFDRRFVLSRENGQFLTGRTDAKICLIRANITASGFILTAPGMPPLTIRYQDFSQDYRQVTVWKNNISALHCHNAYDLWFSQYLGKSCRLYYFGEDSRRAVKRRTEQVAFADGYPLMMISRASLQDLNRRTPEPFTMANFRPNLIIDNCEAFAEDTWSRIRIGEVEFDLPKPCTRCIFTTVDPKTGIKHPQMEPLNTLKGYRRLENGDVAFGYNLVPLNQGQVSVNDEIRVLERHDAPVFIAGKVKSEPATVPAEPSQADKRQDFPLVCRKIIRETHDVKSFILTPEQGKASDIRYQAGQHLPLTLNLAGKKVNATYTLSSSPTRSGSLMITVKRVPGGLVSNYLHDEFRVGDTLNARTPAGKFHINSADISKVLLLSAGSGITPMLSMLKAMTDQALDNDVVFFHSARSEQDLIAREEVAALALHHGNCRVSYTLTRSASPQWTDYQGHLNSRMLAKIPDLAQRQVFVCGPAAFRDNAKQLLLSLGLPESAYHFESFGAPKKPVQEQSGQTSPEQANKPKTPKKVSILFDSWDKQVTGNNSEPLLDQGEAAGLILPYSCRGGMCGSCKVKLESGEVEQLASDGLTDNEKKQGYILACSCIPTTDIVISQG
- the mpl gene encoding UDP-N-acetylmuramate:L-alanyl-gamma-D-glutamyl-meso-diaminopimelate ligase gives rise to the protein MHLHILGICGTFMGGIAAIAKQLGFRVSGCDANVYPPMSTQLEQLGIELKQGYLPGHLQDEPDLVIVGNAMSRGNPMVEYILDRNIPYTSGPQWLLDNVLKERWVLAVSGTHGKTTTSSMLTWILEYAHMSPGYLIGGVPQNFSSSARLGESPFFVIEADEYDTAFFDKRSKFVHYRPRTLVINNMEFDHADIFTDLADIQRQFHHLIRMVPANGLILSPQSEQAVADTLAMGCWTPTEFSVKDSDNRQGWHAEKLAADGSEFIVRFYDDQGQGEIQGTVKWDLIGDFNIDNALMAIAAARHAGVPAKVAIEALGEFINTKRRLELRGTVKDIRVYDDFAHHPTAIAKTLDGLRAHVGNRRILAVLEPRSNTMKRGVHKDLLASSLIKADEIFILQSEQVMWSANELAFSEQQSCRVATEVDRLVELVARQARPGDVVLVMSNGGFGGFHDKLLQALA
- a CDS encoding flavin prenyltransferase UbiX, coding for MSSFAKKITLAITGASGSAYALRLIECLVAANYQIYLLCSSAARVVLDTEVGVKLPAAPEAASRFLTEKFSAKDGQITVFGKEQWFSPVASGSAAPKTMVVCPCSTGTLAAISTGMSDNLIERAADVVIKERGQLILVLRETPFSTIHLQNMLSLSQQGVTIMPAAPGFYHNPESINDLIDFMVGRILDHLNIEQSIMPRWGYQKS
- a CDS encoding amidohydrolase family protein; the protein is MPTITSKLSMLTLSVAMAFSAAPALAGETLDKKQDKKQDEASWSVNEPQGIFTTAAIDVTQGTWMNIDLSPDGKTLVFDLLGDIYTMPVTGGEATPLMTDIAWQMQPRFSPDGRYIAFTSDEDGGDNLWLMNRDGSNAKAVSKESFRLLNSPAWSPDGNFLVGRKHYTSGRSLGAGEVWMYHKTGGEGVMLTKRPNDQKDLGEPAFSHDGKYIYFSQDATPGKTFHYSKDSEKGIYKIKRLELETGEIKVILSGKGGAIRPTPSPDGRYLAYVSRDDFQSNLYLYDLKNGEETLVYEGLERDMQETWAIHGVYPTMAWTPDNKGIIFWAGGKINRLDLASKKAEVINFHVKTEKKIQTALRFQQDVNPDYFDVKMLRDVQVSPDGRSVIFEAMGHIYRRSLPDGKPKRLTKQKDHFEFNPSFSRDGKKVVYVSWDDEKQGQVRVVSARGGKGKAILDEPGNYVEPSFSPDGKRVVFRKVSGGYITPKKWGLNPGIYSVSSKGGEMKLVTEDGVRPHFGDRNDRVYVLRHNEIPQLARVDLDGQHDQTLYQGKFATEYKVSPDGKYLAFAERFKVFVTPLVERGEVIDIGPGAKNLPVKQLSVRAGEGINWHKGSEEIYWSLGADLYQAELDGLFSVTTEEEKSAGKDKDDKAKDAAVTPKNTYLGFKQKTDKPSGQVAFVGGKVITMEGEQVIENGVVLVEGNKITAVGSQGEISVPRGAKVIDISGKTLMPGLIDAHAHGPQGNNELIPEQNWSNYAELALGVTTIHNPSYDTSEFFAASEMQKSGQIVAPRLYSTGTILYGATAAGYTAHVDKLDDAKFHVERLKKAGAFSVKSYNQPRRDQRQQFIQAARELEMMVVPEGGSLLQHNLTMVVDGHTTLEHSIPTANIYDDVRQLWSHSEMAYTPTLGVAYGGIWGEHYWYDTTDVWRHPRLSKYVPSEILDARSMRRTKAPHHHYNHINVASVAKELQELGIQVNSGGHGQREGLAMHWEMWMMAQGGMTPLQAIRTATIAPAISLGLDSQLGSLKAGKLADMIVVDGDVAKDIRLSDKISYTMINGRLYDADTMNEIGNYDNERAKFYFE
- a CDS encoding GNAT family N-acetyltransferase, which gives rise to MDQVIIETSRLILRPFYREDAGKVQALAGDKRVSETTLHIPHPYLDGMAEQWIAGHPACWQQKTAVIYAITGKTGGSLMGTVSLVDIQGDQAELGYWLGIDYWGQGYCTEAAKALADFAFSELGINSLIADHLSENPASGKVMEKIGMQYQHNSQKLDRHNRLAEVKVYRLEKVRGTF